The following proteins come from a genomic window of Zonotrichia leucophrys gambelii isolate GWCS_2022_RI chromosome 4, RI_Zleu_2.0, whole genome shotgun sequence:
- the NKX3-2 gene encoding homeobox protein Nkx-3.2, translated as MSVRGGNALTPFSIQAILNKKEERARHAAGRPPLPGAAGGWRLCGAAEDPPLPAPAARAPAPRTPAGWDSDSALSEDPEGERRSEEEGAGGSARPAEATGGGRPAEDEAQPPEAAERDTTGLSDSEMSAAVSDRSPPEEEDGAGKCGNLLPGEEEAAAAPKPRKKRSRAAFSHAQVFELERRFNHQRYLSGPERADLAASLKLTETQVKIWFQNRRYKTKRRQMAADLLAAAPAAKKVAVKVLVRDDQRQYHPGEVLRPPSLLSLQPSYYYPYYCLPGWALSTCAAAAGTQ; from the exons ATGTCCGTCCGCGGCGGCAACGCCCTGACGCCTTTTTCCATCCAAGCCATCCTCAACAAGAAGGAGGAGCGCGCCCGCCAcgcggcggggcggccgccgctcccgggGGCGGCCGGCGGCTGGCGGCTGTGCGGCGCCGCCGAGGACCCACCGCtgcccgcgcccgccgcccgcgccccggccccgcggacGCCGGCGGGCTGGGACTCGGACTCCGCGCTCAGCGAGGACCCCGAGGGCGAGCGGCGCTCCGAGGAGGAGGGCGCCGGTGGAAGCGCCCGCCCCGCAGAAGCCACGGGCGGGGGTCGGCCGGCGGAGGACGAGGCGCAGCCCCCGGAGGCGGCGGAGCGGGACACCACCGGCCTCAGCGACAGCGAGATGTCGGCCGCCGTCTCAG ATCGCAGCCCTCCGGAGGAAGAGGACGGAGCGGGCAAGTGCGGGAATCTGCTGCcgggggaggaggaggcggcggcggctccgaaGCCGCGGAAGAAGCGCTCCCGCGCAGCCTTTTCCCACGCGCAGGTCTTCGAGCTGGAGCGGCGCTTCAACCACCAGCGCTACTTGTCGGGGCCCGAGCGGGCCGACCTGGCCGCCTCGCTGAAGCTCACCGAGACGCAGGTGAAGATCTGGTTTCAGAACCGGCGCTACAAGACCAAGCGGCGGCAGATGGCCGCCGACCTCCtggccgccgcccccgccgccaaGAAGGTGGCCGTCAAGGTGCTGGTGCGCGACGACCAGAGACAGTACCACCCTGGCGAGGTGCTGCGGCCGCCCtcgctgctctccctgcagccatccTACTACTACCCCTACTACTGCCTTCCCGGGTGGGCTCTGTCCACCTGCGCCGCAGCTGCCGGCACGCAGTga